tttttgtGACATTAAAAAGAATAGAGATAAGATATTTGAGTAACCAAAGAGGATTATCAATACATGCGTATTTATGgacattttgttttttacaATCATGGCAGTTTAGTTTTTGTAAATGAAACTTTCATGCAACGATCTTTAAGTTGAAAGTTGTGAAGATCCATTAAAGCTTTTGTTGcctaaaaatgaaaaataatatttaaataaaaaatgcgattagaaaaataaagcattcatacacttttttttccaattttttccaattttttccaattttttGCCATTTTCAACCGCTTTCGTTTTAAGCTTACCGTATCCTCTGAATTCATTTCAATAGTTGCTGTAAAATTTTTCTTGCCCTCTTTTATAGGTTGAGATTTAAACTTGTTGATTTCATCATATTTGTTGAACAAAGCTATTATACATTCTTCTGTTACCTCTTCACTAACATTcgatataaataaagttTTTGTTGGTTTGCACGCTCctttaacatattttaattggTCAGATATCTGCAACAAGCAGTTAAGAACAAAAGGGTATGTATTTCTCACAATATGGTTGATAATGTAAcgttattattactattatttttgtggAATGGataaatgaacaaaaaaagataGCATATAAAGTAAGAACTAATGaaagtattatatattaaatcgAAATTTCTAAATTTGAACTAACCCCATATCGCTGATCATGGTTACTAAAAAATTTCGCCTTATAAGAATCTCTATTTTTATCCTGATAagaaatttttatatcatatattttagaaaaatgtAACTCCAAAATGTTTTGGCAAATCTTTGCATGTTGTAAACATTCTTGAGCcaatgaagaaaataaataattcgaATATTGAATAAGAGCTGAATCTGGCTTTTCACGcaatattttaattcttGAAACATATCCATATACACTAAATAAGTTAAATAGCTATTAAGCaacaaataataagaaaaaaatatgaaataaaagtatatataacaggaacatatattttatgcaCACTATGGAATAatcattatattaaatttatatgagcaataataataacaaatacgtcgatataaaaatgagcTTACCTTATTTACGTCACTATAATCCTTGGGAATATTATAGCAAATTAGGACAGGAGTTTTTGatgtattttttgtttcaaAATCgacaattttaaattttctttcTAACAATTTGTATAATTCAGTCTCTTTGATATTTCCtacaaataaatgaaataaaaaaaaaaagctgCACATGACTAGCCaattcaaaattttataatgtgcacaaaaaattaaattttataacgtagagataataaaaataaatttttgtttatctAGTCATGTTGGCTACTTACTTGTTGGAGTTGGTAAAACCCCATGAGATGtttgaaaagaaaaattatttttatttttttgaggATTTGGTGTAGTATAGTCCCATGCTTGcgaattattatttttaattataagctcttttaaaaatgaatactGAATTTGCAAAGTATTACATccatcatatatatttctattatGTAATGTTTTGATTGCTTCTTTAGCTACTTGAATCGATTCAAGTTGCACTAAAGCTTGAAAAATtgatgttttttttgatatagtaataattttttcaactATTCCACATTtactaaataaataataaattaattccATATCAACAGGATATTGCATATTTACAACAGATACTAAAATTACTTTTGAACAttcatttttgttatatttagtatttcttttatcattatcatttaacTTATCCTTTGAGTTTTCCCTATCGAAATGTTCAATCGTCCCACGCATATCATAAAGGtcgttattattatattcattatttgcatatccactattcatatttccattattatttttatgattctCTAAAATTCCTTTAGTTGATGTATCTTCAttcatttttgttaattttatttcaaaaaatgatCCTTTTATTTGAGTTGGATGGTTTTTGAAatagttaaaaatattttcttgtAAATCATCgtcatataattttattattacaccTTCATCATTAAATGTTATTTCAGGAGTTTTGTTATTTACAAATGGTTTTATAAGAGATTTTATATCTTCTTCATCAATATCAGaaggaatattttttaaaataagcatattgttaacattatttttttctttttttaaaaatggcATAGTATATCTACTTCCTTTCCTTTTCTTTCCTTCATTTGTATAATATGAATGTTTATTTCGATTATTATCAATTCCATGCTTCCCAATGAAACTATCTATATCACCGCTTATTGAacatttcaaaatattgttattattattgttattaaaatttgcaTTGTTATTGTTATTACTAATTGATCCAATATTAAGACCagtataattattatgatcATTGGAATTATctatcataaaatttaaatgatcTTTTTCATCACAATTCATGTTATTAGAAATATCATGGTTATTTCCCCCAATATAgttttcttcttttatttcattttcgggattatttaaattataactattattttcatttcccAATTGATCATCAGGATTCACAATATATCGATTAACTCCCgatttattatcattattgtCTTCCCCATTTGGCAAAATTCTCTTATTCATCTTATTGATTAATATGCCTTATCTATATTCATGTATATAACTGAAATTGTTAACTGTAGtgttttatgtttatttatgGCAACTTAtcaatttaatttatttaaaagtgGCAAGTTGATGTTTACAGttagaaatattatatatttatgtaaaaaattataaagatatgaaagtaaaaattttatttatctttgctgatgataatatatatctagTATTATggatgcatatatatatgggtttctattattttattttttccttttcttatgcatatcaaattattcattcaaaaaagaaaaggcCGATATActtgtgaaaaaaaaggaaattatgaaaatatcaaaaaaatatataatataatattataattattgttatatttactatttatccatttttttacaaacaTATTTGCTACATATACAATgtgatataatatatgcatgatAACGGTTACGAAAATGAAcaatatgaaaatttaagaaaaaataatgaaaatttaagaaaaaatgatgaaaatttaagaaaaaataatgaaaaatattaaagaatatggcaattttatttaaaaaattcaaatacattattcataatttatataataaaaaaaattaatttagactaattaaataaaagaatatacaatctttatttagtaaacatttttcaaacgcttattttatttatttctatatgTACAAATGTTTTAAGTCACTAAAATAGTTCTACCTAttctatattaatatgtttaCTAACgatttgttattatatttaattttctcGCTTTTTTGTATGTGCTATAAATAAACCATTGGAAATGTTCACAGGAAAACCATTACAtatactaatatatatgtattcatttccatatattttaaagtcgtattattacattgtatataatactAATGGTAGAATTTTTCTTTGTACTTTTAGTGATAATTTGTAGCCTTGATTTGTTATCCTTATTTTATGCGACATACTATTATTAGGTAACGGTATgcatgaatatatattctatttatttttatcacataaaattaattatatctatttattatgtaaaattaattaatgcATAGTTTTCTTTTTGGTGAACAAATTtgaaattatatgaatcCTTATTCAGCTATGCATTTAttgaagataaaaaaatggtaGTAATAAgtacaaaattaatataaaataaaattaatatataattttatgaacgttcataaattattacacataaactatcatttttttttaatattgcaaataaaaaacgaaaataCTAATAATTTGTATGCACTGTTCAGGTGATTGGAGTCACACCCTCACATGCCACATGCacacaatatatatatgtatgtcTGTCGATTTGTGTCGATATATACTATATGAGTATATAACATGAATAAAACTCTGATctaaaaatagaaaaatactTTACAGgcaaatattattaacgaaaaaaaaaatgatataatttccttaaattatttttattatttaatgaGGTATGCCCTAATTTTGATCGCTTTGTAAAAAACATTTctataaatcaaaataaaattaatatattcatttaatttttttaaactaATTCTGTGGG
The sequence above is a segment of the Plasmodium berghei ANKA genome assembly, chromosome: 1 genome. Coding sequences within it:
- a CDS encoding polypyrimidine tract-binding protein, putative gives rise to the protein MNKRILPNGEDNNDNKSGVNRYIVNPDDQLGNENNSYNLNNPENEIKEENYIGGNNHDISNNMNCDEKDHLNFMIDNSNDHNNYTGLNIGSISNNNNNANFNNNNNNNILKCSISGDIDSFIGKHGIDNNRNKHSYYTNEGKKRKGSRYTMPFLKKEKNNVNNMLILKNIPSDIDEEDIKSLIKPFVNNKTPEITFNDEGVIIKLYDDDLQENIFNYFKNHPTQIKGSFFEIKLTKMNEDTSTKGILENHKNNNGNMNSGYANNEYNNNDLYDMRGTIEHFDRENSKDKLNDNDKRNTKYNKNECSKVILVSVVNMQYPVDMELIYYLFSKCGIVEKIITISKKTSIFQALVQLESIQVAKEAIKTLHNRNIYDGCNTLQIQYSFLKELIIKNNNSQAWDYTTPNPQKNKNNFSFQTSHGVLPTPTRNIKETELYKLLERKFKIVDFETKNTSKTPVLICYNIPKDYSDVNKLFNLFSVYGYVSRIKILREKPDSALIQYSNYLFSSLAQECLQHAKICQNILELHFSKIYDIKISYQDKNRDSYKAKFFSNHDQRYGISDQLKYVKGACKPTKTLFISNVSEEVTEECIIALFNKYDEINKFKSQPIKEGKKNFTATIEMNSEDTATKALMDLHNFQLKDRCMKVSFTKTKLP